A single Musa acuminata AAA Group cultivar baxijiao chromosome BXJ2-1, Cavendish_Baxijiao_AAA, whole genome shotgun sequence DNA region contains:
- the LOC135598263 gene encoding cell division cycle 20.2, cofactor of APC complex-like, which translates to MSSSRSRRVEYDRFIPFRSAMDMDYARFALTRPSEPQRDGSRESPSSVAYQKLLDECILKNRSRIFAFKTAPEAPASKLPEFDEPIRPQKKQQRRIPKEPERVLVIHGLLDDNVLNLLDWGSNNVLAIGLEDAVYLWDAANESTKLLQPVEDRGPITCIRWSPDCAVLAVAFGNSDLTLIDPATGHVVDGMEDENQAPASSLAWRSNSILTVGRFDGTVVDYDFRKDDMFICFYNGHRRGVCSLKWSMLSGWYLASGGQDKLVHIWDACMPVSRHHPRQRQWLHRISSHTSIVKAVDWCPTRSNLLASGGGCNDHCVKFWNTVNGACLNSIDAGSEVCALLWDKNKSELLTSHGSPNNQLTLWNYPSMTRVAEVSGHSSRVLSLAGSPLGGVVASAAADETIRFWNIFETPKITKPELPFAQFNVVIR; encoded by the coding sequence atgtcttcttcgcgttcTAGGCGTGTGGAGTACGACCGCTTCATCCCGTTCCGGTCGGCGATGGACATGGACTACGCACGCTTTGCCCTAACCAGGCCTTCGGAACCGCAGCGTGATGGTTCGAGGGAATCCCCATCGAGCGTGGCGTACCAAAAGCTTCTTGATGAGTGCATTTTGAAGAACAGGTCTCGTATCTTCGCTTTCAAGACTGCACCTGAAGCGCCGGCCAGCAAGCTGCCCGAGTTTGACGAGCCCATTCGGCCGCAGAAGAAGCAGCAGAGGCGAATCCCTAAAGAACCAGAGAGGGTTTTGGTAATCCACGGCTtgttggatgataatgttttgaatctcctcgactggggaagcaataatgtgttggcGATTGGCCTTGAGGACGCAGTGTATCTCTGGGACGCTGCAAACGAGTCGACTAAGCTTCTACAACCCGTAGAAGACAGAGGACCTATCACTTGCATCCGCTGGTCGCCAGACTGTGCAGTTCTTGCTGTCGCATTTGGCAATTCAGATTTAACCCTGATTGATCCAGCAACAGGACATGTCGTGGATGGGATGGAAGATGAGAACCAGGCCCCTGCGTCGTCACTTGCGTGGAGAAGTAATTCAATCTTGACGGTCGGAAGATTTGATGGCACTGTTGTTGATTATGACTTTAGAAAGGATGACATGTTCATCTGTTTCTATAATGGGCATCGGCGTGGagtttgtagtcttaaatggtccATGTTGTCAGGGTGGTATTTGGCGAGTGGAGGGCAGGACAAACTAGTGCACATATGGGATGCCTGCATGCCTGTCTCACGTCACCATCCACGTCAACGTCAATGGCTTCACAGGATCAGCAGCCACACTTCCATTGTGAAGGCTGTTGACTGGTGCCCAACTCGGAGCAACCtgctggcttctggtggaggTTGCAATGATCATTGCGTTAAGTTTTGGAACACCGTTAATGGTGCTTGCTTGAACTCGATTGATGCTGGCTCTGAAGTTTGTGCATTGCTATGGGACAAAAACAAATCTGAATTACTGACCTCCCATGGTTCGCCGAACAATCAACTCACCTTGTGGAATTACCCATCCATGACGAGAGTGGCTGAGGTTTCCGGTCATTCATCCCGGGTTCTTTCCTTGGCTGGAAGTCCACTGGGaggtgtagtagcttctgcagCAGCAGATGAGACAATCAGGTTTTGGAATATCTTTGAGACTCCCAAAATAACAAAACCTGAACTGCCCTTTGCCCAATTTAATGTTGTCATAAGATGA